The Arachis hypogaea cultivar Tifrunner chromosome 16, arahy.Tifrunner.gnm2.J5K5, whole genome shotgun sequence genome contains a region encoding:
- the LOC140180179 gene encoding uncharacterized protein has product MKYREVYDWFVRKCNVYLNSTCITRALKAARKIVEGDEIAQYGLVWDYANELLTSNPGSTVQVSVIPMPESPPLFDRFYVCLDACKRGFKAGCRPLIGLDGAFLKTLHGGQILIACGQDANNHILVIAYAIVSVENKDNWKWFLELLHNDLGDYRENKWCFISDMQKGLIPAVQEVFPRVHHRFCVWHLWRNFSKQWSSTELKDMVWECARSRTTVEFNRNMNRVKVINQKAWEYLDKWPKDAWTKAHFSELPKVDNICNNACESFNAKIKHDRGKPILTLAEEVRRIIMKSIVDNRKKLENYQGILPLFSRADLKP; this is encoded by the exons ATGAAGTATCGAGAGGTTTATGACTGGTTTGTTAGAAAGTGCAACGTCTATCTCAATAGCACATGCATTACAAGAGCTTTGAAAGCCGCTAGGAAAATAGTCGAGGGTGATGAGATAGCTCAATATGGGTTGGTGTGGGACTATGCCAATGAGTTGCTGACTAGTAACCCCGGCTCCACAGTTCAAGTGTCTGTCATCCCCATGCCTGAGAGTCCTCCCCTGTTTGATCGCTTTTATGTTTGCCTTGATGCCTGCAAGAGGGGTTTTAAGGCTGGTTGCAGACCCTTAATTGGTCTTGATGGAGCGTTTCTGAAAACACTACATGGGGGTCAGATTTTAATAGCTTGTGGCCAGGATGCTAACAATCACATACTTGTGATTGCTTATGCCATAGTCAGCGTTGAAAACAAGGACAACTGGAAGTGGTTCCTTGAGTTACTGCACAATGACTTGGGAGACTACAGAGAGAATAAATGGTGCTTTATTTCAGACATGCAGAAG GGGTTAATACCAGCTGTTCAGGAAGTATTTCCCAGGGTACACCATCGATTCTGCGTCTGGCATTTATGGCGCAATTTCTCAAAACAGTGGTCTAGTACTGAACTGAAGGACATGGTTTGGGAATGTGCTCGGTCTAGGACAACAGTTGAATTCAACAGAAACATGAACAGAGTAAAGGTAATTAATCAAAAAGCATGGGAATATCTCGATAAATGGCCAAAAGATGCATGGACAAAGGCCCACTTCAGTGAACTGCCAAAGGTGGATAACATATGCAACAATGCTTGCGAGTCTTTCAACGCAAAAATCAAGCATGATAGGGGCAAGCCGATTCTGACATTAGCTGAGGAAGTAAGAAGAATCATCATGAAGAGTATTGTTGACAATCGGAAGAAGCTAGAGAATTATCAAGGGATTCTCCCCCTGTTCAGCAGAGCAGACTTGAAGCCATGA